In Thermoanaerobaculum aquaticum, a single genomic region encodes these proteins:
- a CDS encoding TlyA family RNA methyltransferase — translation MPGSGVPKVRLDALLVERGLAPTRQKAQALVLAGRVRVDGQVVDKPGKLVAGDAQVTVEAPEHPWVSRGGVKLAGALEFFGVSPEGKRCLDVGASTGGFTHVLLARGAREVVAVDVGKGQLDWSLRQDPRVRVVEGINARYLQPEDVGGGCFQLVTVDVSFISVTLVLPRLLPLLAPEGLLCVLVKPQFEVGKGHVGKGGVVRDPQLREAAIQRVIAEAQALGLEVVSRCPSPLPGPAGNLEEFLLLKAKA, via the coding sequence TTGCCTGGCTCGGGGGTGCCCAAGGTCAGGCTGGATGCCCTCCTGGTGGAGCGGGGGTTGGCCCCTACCCGGCAAAAGGCCCAGGCCCTGGTGCTTGCTGGCCGGGTACGGGTTGATGGCCAGGTGGTGGACAAGCCGGGGAAGCTGGTGGCCGGCGATGCCCAGGTGACGGTGGAGGCCCCGGAGCACCCCTGGGTTTCCCGGGGTGGGGTGAAGCTGGCGGGGGCTCTGGAGTTTTTTGGGGTTTCCCCGGAAGGCAAAAGGTGCCTGGATGTGGGGGCCTCTACCGGGGGGTTCACCCACGTGCTGCTTGCCCGCGGTGCCCGGGAGGTGGTGGCGGTGGACGTGGGCAAGGGGCAGCTGGACTGGAGCCTCCGCCAGGATCCCCGGGTCAGGGTGGTGGAAGGCATCAACGCCCGCTACCTTCAGCCGGAGGATGTGGGGGGTGGGTGCTTCCAGCTCGTCACCGTGGACGTTTCCTTCATTTCCGTGACCCTGGTTTTGCCGCGCCTGCTGCCGCTTTTGGCACCGGAAGGGCTTTTGTGCGTGCTGGTCAAGCCCCAGTTTGAGGTGGGCAAAGGGCACGTGGGCAAAGGCGGGGTGGTACGAGACCCGCAGCTGCGGGAAGCGGCCATTCAAAGGGTCATCGCCGAAGCCCAAGCCCTGGGCCTGGAGGTTGTTTCCCGTTGCCCTTCCCCGCTTCCCGGTCCGGCCGGCAACCTGGAGGAGTTTCTGCTCCTTAAAGCCAAAGCTTGA
- a CDS encoding MBL fold metallo-hydrolase — MFTGVFLLLVLASSGKEVNMVQQLHWHGHDCFRLDGPPVVYVDPFKLPEGLPKADLILITHDHFDHCSPEDVAKIKKAGTIIVGPSSVAKKLSGVQVIAAGETKTFAGVTVKAVPAYNLQKQFHPKSYGGLGYVFTVGGFTYYHAGDTDFIPEMANLAPDVALLPVSGTYVMTAQEAAEAARSIKPKVAVPMHYGSIVGEEVDAKKFAKLLEGSSIAVVIKHRE, encoded by the coding sequence ATGTTTACCGGGGTTTTCTTGCTGCTTGTGCTGGCGTCAAGCGGTAAGGAGGTGAACATGGTGCAACAGCTCCACTGGCATGGGCATGACTGCTTCCGCTTGGACGGTCCTCCGGTGGTTTACGTGGACCCCTTCAAGCTGCCGGAGGGCCTCCCCAAGGCCGACCTCATCCTCATCACCCACGACCACTTCGATCACTGCTCCCCCGAGGATGTGGCCAAGATCAAAAAGGCCGGCACCATCATCGTGGGACCTTCCTCGGTAGCCAAGAAGCTTTCCGGGGTGCAGGTGATCGCTGCCGGGGAAACCAAGACCTTTGCGGGGGTCACGGTCAAGGCGGTTCCCGCCTACAACCTCCAAAAGCAGTTCCACCCCAAATCCTACGGCGGGCTTGGCTACGTCTTTACCGTGGGCGGCTTCACCTACTACCACGCCGGGGATACCGACTTCATTCCGGAAATGGCCAACCTCGCCCCCGACGTGGCGCTTTTGCCGGTGTCCGGCACCTACGTGATGACCGCCCAGGAAGCCGCCGAAGCGGCCAGGAGCATCAAGCCCAAGGTAGCCGTGCCCATGCACTACGGCAGCATCGTGGGGGAGGAGGTAGACGCAAAAAAGTTTGCCAAGCTCTTGGAAGGCAGCTCCATTGCCGTGGTGATCAAGCACCGGGAGTGA
- the xseB gene encoding exodeoxyribonuclease VII small subunit — MSKESFEQALGELEAIVSKLEDDTVPLEEALKLFERGIKLAKKLKTQLTAVERRVEQLLAEAEEGEEPETAPFAVEKEGD; from the coding sequence ATGAGCAAGGAAAGCTTTGAACAAGCCTTAGGTGAGCTGGAGGCCATTGTCTCCAAGCTGGAAGACGACACGGTGCCGTTGGAGGAAGCTCTGAAGCTCTTTGAACGGGGCATCAAGCTGGCCAAGAAGCTGAAAACCCAGCTGACCGCCGTGGAGCGCCGGGTGGAGCAGCTTCTGGCCGAAGCTGAGGAAGGCGAGGAGCCGGAAACCGCACCCTTTGCCGTGGAGAAGGAAGGTGATTGA
- a CDS encoding polyprenyl synthetase family protein, with translation MIELFLQQEREAIDRALEELLPAEEAWPSELHRAMRYAVLAGGKRLRPILFRLGHRIAGGDPNAVLAAACGVELIHTYSLVHDDLPAMDNDTLRRGKPTLHVVFGEALAILAGDALLTEGFRWLASYPPGDRWAPLRAEVCRRVAEAVGSQGMAGGQVEDLAASGAPAEAQRLRRIHEAKTARFIAACLACGAVLASAPPELVSALERFGLQLGVAFQVADDILDVTGTPEELGKSPGKDDAQAKLTYPRVFGLEKSRQVLAELSHTLQQEASRLDPSGLLGELVAFVCQRRS, from the coding sequence GTGATTGAGCTTTTCCTGCAACAGGAGCGGGAGGCCATTGACCGCGCCCTGGAAGAGCTTTTGCCGGCGGAGGAGGCCTGGCCCTCCGAGCTGCACCGCGCCATGCGCTACGCCGTGCTGGCGGGGGGCAAGCGCCTGCGCCCCATCCTCTTCCGCCTGGGCCACCGCATTGCCGGCGGGGACCCGAACGCGGTTTTAGCCGCCGCCTGCGGGGTGGAGCTCATCCACACCTACTCCCTGGTGCACGACGACCTGCCGGCCATGGACAACGACACCCTGCGGCGGGGCAAGCCCACCCTGCACGTGGTTTTTGGCGAAGCCCTGGCGATCTTGGCCGGGGATGCCCTGCTCACCGAAGGTTTCCGCTGGCTGGCTTCCTACCCTCCAGGGGATCGCTGGGCCCCCCTTCGCGCTGAGGTTTGCCGGAGGGTTGCGGAAGCCGTGGGCTCCCAGGGGATGGCGGGAGGGCAGGTGGAGGATTTGGCCGCGTCCGGCGCCCCGGCCGAAGCCCAGCGGCTGCGGCGCATCCACGAAGCCAAGACCGCGCGCTTCATTGCTGCTTGCCTGGCCTGCGGGGCGGTTTTGGCTTCCGCTCCCCCGGAGCTGGTTTCGGCTTTGGAGCGGTTTGGCTTGCAGCTGGGGGTTGCCTTTCAAGTGGCCGATGACATCCTGGATGTCACCGGAACCCCGGAAGAGCTGGGCAAAAGCCCCGGCAAGGACGACGCGCAAGCCAAGCTCACCTACCCGCGGGTCTTTGGCTTGGAAAAAAGCCGGCAGGTTCTGGCGGAGCTGAGCCACACGCTGCAGCAGGAGGCCAGCCGCCTGGACCCCAGCGGGCTTTTGGGCGAGCTGGTGGCCTTCGTGTGCCAGCGGAGGAGCTGA